From Tenuifilum sp. 4138str, a single genomic window includes:
- a CDS encoding FKBP-type peptidyl-prolyl cis-trans isomerase, whose product MKLKGLLVAALAIPVVISCQNSSSKIGKVILKSETDSLSYALGVNIASSFKNAKLDEINYKAMARAIQDVYSKDSSKIKMDDEEALKYIQDFFNRREMRIAQENLEASNKFLDENKTKEGVVVDSSGLQYKIIQEGTGPMPTAEDIVKVHYKGTLIDGTQFDSSYDKGEPAQFKLNQVIPGWTIGLQKMKVGSKFILYIPSNLAYGERVRPGSPIGPNQALIFEVELLDIVKENAQKKK is encoded by the coding sequence ATGAAGTTAAAAGGTTTACTTGTAGCTGCTTTAGCAATACCTGTAGTAATCTCATGCCAAAATTCAAGTAGCAAAATTGGCAAGGTTATTCTAAAATCAGAAACCGATAGTTTGAGCTATGCATTAGGTGTAAATATTGCCTCAAGCTTTAAGAACGCTAAGCTTGATGAAATTAACTATAAGGCAATGGCCAGAGCAATCCAGGATGTTTACAGCAAAGATTCCTCAAAGATAAAGATGGACGATGAGGAAGCTCTTAAATACATTCAGGATTTCTTTAACCGTCGCGAAATGCGCATTGCTCAGGAGAACCTTGAGGCAAGCAACAAGTTCCTTGATGAGAATAAGACCAAGGAGGGCGTAGTTGTTGACTCATCAGGTTTACAGTACAAAATTATTCAGGAAGGTACCGGACCTATGCCTACTGCTGAGGATATTGTAAAGGTTCATTACAAGGGCACCCTTATTGATGGCACCCAGTTCGATTCGTCGTATGATAAGGGAGAACCCGCTCAGTTTAAGCTCAATCAGGTTATTCCTGGCTGGACTATTGGTTTGCAAAAGATGAAGGTTGGTTCTAAGTTTATTCTTTACATCCCTAGCAATTTAGCTTATGGTGAGAGAGTTCGCCCGGGCAGCCCAATTGGACCTAACCAAGCCCTGATTTTTGAGGTTGAACTGCTCGACATTGTAAAGGAAAACGCCCAAAAGAAGAAATAG
- a CDS encoding TlpA disulfide reductase family protein: protein MLRSFFSVLIVVGLFGCKTNRHTYSYDTIDVVDFKMLEPQLSKSTDTVYVVNFWATWCAPCVKEFPYFDEAAEKYSDSKVRFLMVSLDFPNQLDKSLKPFVKSRTNRLPVVLLDDPNQNEWINKVSPDWSGALPATLIYKGSYKVFIEGPIELADITSNIDSLLVKP from the coding sequence ATGTTGCGATCGTTTTTTTCAGTTCTTATTGTGGTAGGTCTGTTTGGTTGTAAGACAAACAGGCATACTTATAGTTACGACACCATTGATGTTGTTGACTTTAAGATGCTTGAGCCACAGCTCTCAAAATCGACCGATACGGTTTACGTAGTTAACTTTTGGGCTACTTGGTGTGCGCCATGCGTTAAGGAATTTCCATACTTTGATGAAGCTGCGGAAAAATACTCCGATAGCAAGGTAAGATTCTTAATGGTTAGCCTCGATTTCCCTAATCAGCTTGACAAGAGCTTAAAACCATTTGTAAAATCCAGAACTAATCGTTTACCTGTGGTTTTGCTCGATGATCCTAATCAGAATGAATGGATCAATAAGGTGAGCCCCGACTGGAGCGGTGCGCTTCCTGCAACCCTAATATATAAAGGCAGCTATAAAGTTTTTATTGAAGGGCCTATTGAATTAGCCGATATAACTTCAAATATTGATAGTTTACTTGTCAAACCTTAA
- a CDS encoding nucleoside deaminase, with translation MSEHEKFMDEAIRLAVDGVMAGDGGPFGAIVVKDGKIVGRGNNHVTSTNDPTAHAEVMAIRDACKNLNTFQLNGCVLYTSCEPCPMCFGAIYWARLDKVYYSANRHMASYHGFDDSFIYDEVNLSFDRRRIPFIHVSPEKGVVPFREWDNKENKVKY, from the coding sequence ATGAGCGAACACGAAAAATTTATGGACGAGGCCATAAGGTTAGCCGTTGATGGCGTAATGGCTGGCGATGGAGGCCCTTTTGGCGCTATTGTGGTTAAGGATGGAAAAATTGTAGGACGTGGCAATAACCATGTTACATCAACAAACGACCCAACCGCTCACGCTGAGGTAATGGCTATACGCGATGCATGTAAGAACCTGAATACCTTTCAGCTAAACGGTTGTGTTCTCTATACCTCATGTGAGCCTTGCCCCATGTGCTTTGGGGCCATTTACTGGGCTCGTCTCGATAAGGTTTACTATTCAGCTAACCGCCATATGGCATCGTACCACGGTTTCGACGATAGCTTTATTTACGATGAGGTAAACCTATCGTTCGACCGCAGGCGTATCCCATTCATTCATGTTAGTCCCGAAAAGGGTGTTGTACCCTTTAGGGAGTGGGATAATAAGGAGAACAAGGTAAAGTATTAA
- a CDS encoding mechanosensitive ion channel family protein, which produces MEEQVIRKYLFLEDLESWLLSQGINETFAQFFKVAISLAAIFILALIADFIAKRIFLTTMARVARRTKTDWDDVLVEKRFFHRLAHFAPAIVVYLTLGIALYDYSPKVTLFLQALTKIYMIFIAINVFNAFIDTVNEIYQELPYAKNRPIKGYLQVLKIIIYVFAGILVIGIIINKNPASILVGLGASTAVLMLVFKDVITGLVASIQLSANEMLRLGDWIEMPGRNLDGTVVDISLTTVKVQNFDNTITTVPPFALINESFKNWRGMEESAGRRVMKSIIIDSKTVKFCDKQLIQKLSNINLIASKVKDIDVDKLHETDPIQLMNVGAQTNLNLFRQYVQEYLNHHPEVNKNLTLVVRLKQPIEYGIPLEIYCFLKEKRFVQFEIIQSEIIDHIMAALPVFDLKVFQRMSSDDIRAIAKGN; this is translated from the coding sequence ATGGAGGAACAAGTAATTCGCAAGTATCTTTTTCTCGAGGACCTTGAGTCGTGGCTCCTAAGCCAAGGTATAAATGAAACTTTTGCCCAGTTTTTCAAGGTGGCAATATCGCTTGCAGCCATTTTTATACTTGCATTGATTGCCGATTTTATTGCAAAGCGGATTTTTTTAACCACCATGGCCCGTGTAGCCAGGCGAACCAAAACCGATTGGGACGATGTCTTGGTCGAAAAGCGATTCTTTCACCGTTTAGCTCACTTTGCTCCTGCCATTGTGGTATACTTGACCCTTGGTATAGCCCTGTACGACTATTCACCCAAGGTTACACTGTTTTTACAGGCACTTACAAAAATCTACATGATTTTTATTGCCATTAATGTATTTAACGCTTTTATCGACACAGTTAACGAAATATACCAGGAATTACCATACGCCAAGAATAGACCAATTAAAGGATACCTGCAAGTTCTAAAAATTATTATTTATGTTTTTGCCGGCATTTTGGTTATTGGAATAATAATCAATAAAAATCCGGCATCGATTCTGGTAGGTTTAGGAGCCTCAACCGCCGTTTTGATGTTGGTATTCAAGGATGTAATAACCGGTTTGGTTGCATCAATCCAGCTATCGGCAAATGAGATGCTAAGGCTTGGCGATTGGATTGAGATGCCCGGAAGAAACCTCGATGGAACTGTAGTTGATATTAGCCTTACCACGGTAAAGGTTCAAAACTTTGACAATACCATTACCACAGTTCCGCCCTTTGCGCTAATCAACGAGAGCTTCAAGAACTGGCGTGGTATGGAGGAGTCGGCTGGCCGTAGGGTAATGAAATCGATTATTATTGACTCCAAAACCGTTAAGTTCTGCGATAAGCAACTTATACAGAAACTGTCGAATATAAACCTGATAGCCAGCAAAGTTAAGGACATTGATGTTGACAAGCTGCATGAAACCGACCCCATTCAGCTGATGAATGTCGGAGCGCAAACCAACCTGAACCTTTTCAGGCAATATGTTCAGGAATACCTAAACCATCACCCTGAGGTTAATAAAAACCTTACCCTTGTTGTTAGGCTGAAACAACCTATTGAGTATGGTATCCCCCTGGAGATATACTGCTTCCTCAAGGAAAAACGATTTGTTCAGTTTGAAATTATACAATCGGAAATTATTGACCATATCATGGCTGCGCTTCCTGTTTTTGATTTAAAGGTTTTTCAGCGAATGTCGAGCGATGATATTAGAGCAATTGCTAAAGGTAACTAA
- the mnmD gene encoding tRNA (5-methylaminomethyl-2-thiouridine)(34)-methyltransferase MnmD: protein MDGLRVVPTADGSSTLYSERFKATYHSVNGALTESMHVFIKSGFEAILQNKKNVDVLEIGMGTCLNAALTGWVAQMYGARVHYTGIELFPPTVEVLNSTGYHAVLEPECAELWEKIVAASASEPVPVSTWVTVSKLYVDFIGWNPNNMYDLVYFDAFAPDDQPEMWSIENFNKLFNALKPNGALVTYSAKGLVKQNLRQAGFYVERLAGPPGKRHMIRAWKNEPK from the coding sequence ATGGATGGATTAAGGGTAGTTCCAACTGCTGATGGTAGTTCCACGCTTTACAGCGAAAGGTTTAAGGCAACCTACCATTCCGTAAACGGTGCGCTAACGGAGTCGATGCATGTATTCATAAAATCGGGGTTTGAGGCCATTTTACAAAATAAAAAAAACGTTGATGTGCTTGAGATTGGAATGGGTACCTGCTTAAATGCAGCTCTTACAGGATGGGTAGCACAGATGTATGGAGCAAGGGTACATTACACCGGTATAGAGCTTTTCCCTCCTACGGTTGAAGTGCTAAACTCCACGGGTTACCATGCTGTTTTAGAGCCAGAATGCGCAGAGCTTTGGGAAAAGATTGTTGCTGCATCAGCCAGTGAGCCTGTTCCAGTATCTACCTGGGTTACAGTTTCAAAGTTGTATGTTGATTTCATAGGTTGGAATCCTAACAATATGTACGATTTAGTTTACTTTGATGCTTTTGCTCCTGACGACCAGCCCGAGATGTGGAGTATTGAAAATTTCAATAAGTTATTCAATGCTTTAAAACCTAACGGTGCATTGGTTACCTACTCAGCTAAAGGACTGGTAAAGCAAAATTTACGGCAGGCAGGCTTTTACGTTGAAAGGTTGGCTGGGCCTCCCGGTAAACGCCACATGATTAGGGCATGGAAAAATGAGCCAAAGTAA
- a CDS encoding PAS domain-containing sensor histidine kinase: MKYKIERIIMDEVEINAILAELDDLRKKYEELKALHDAQNKIQSDIESRLLDSEARNAALLSANPDMMFVFDKQGYFIDYNGGLNEMYAPPEFFVGKRVDEVLPEQVAKLTHEKIKQLFETGKMQVYDYDLVIQGKTMFFESRLVKYGTDKALAVVRNITQRKNYEITLKESELRYQELYNLLRLLADTAPDMIWAKDAQKRYIFANRAMCQELLNASDTNEPIGKTDLFFALREREKHPEDPNWHTFGELCMDSDEITMRELRPMQFDEYGNVKGKFMFLDVHKAPIFSNDGKLMGVVGTARNITEKKEMEEKLKLSEQTYKGILNSISEAVYIQDENGVFIDVNDTATRIYGYPRDYFIGRTPEFLSAPGYNNLEQVAQCVKKAFHGEPQVFEFWGIRHDGAYFPKIVSLTPGVYFGKNCVIAVARDITEQKNWEKEILEAKSKAEENDKLKSAFLANMSHEIRTPLNGIMGFVQLMRNPNLSKEDFEKYLNVIERSGERLNELLTGLLDMARIEAGQVKVIYKRTNIASLVKYVTEFFTPDARVKGLGITHKINIPEQLVEIETDGYLLQDIFFNLIKNAIKYTNKGNITIGCEYFDSSLLFKVSDTGIGVPRDKQKVIFERFVRANNDLTNPVDGAGLGLSIAKAYVERLGGKIWLESEPGKGSTFYFTIPLSPNVNF; encoded by the coding sequence TTGAAGTATAAAATTGAAAGAATAATTATGGATGAGGTTGAGATCAATGCAATACTTGCAGAGCTTGATGATTTAAGGAAGAAGTACGAAGAGCTAAAGGCTCTTCATGATGCCCAAAATAAGATTCAAAGCGATATAGAAAGCAGATTGCTTGATAGCGAAGCCCGTAATGCTGCACTGTTATCGGCCAACCCTGATATGATGTTTGTTTTCGATAAGCAAGGTTATTTTATTGACTACAATGGAGGGCTTAATGAGATGTATGCACCTCCGGAATTCTTTGTGGGTAAAAGAGTTGATGAAGTCTTGCCTGAACAGGTTGCAAAATTAACCCACGAAAAGATAAAGCAGCTTTTTGAAACCGGTAAAATGCAGGTTTACGACTACGACCTTGTTATTCAGGGTAAAACAATGTTTTTTGAAAGTCGCCTTGTTAAGTATGGAACTGATAAAGCATTAGCCGTAGTAAGAAATATTACCCAAAGGAAGAACTATGAAATTACCCTAAAGGAAAGTGAACTGCGATACCAGGAACTGTATAACCTTTTACGATTACTTGCCGATACGGCTCCCGATATGATTTGGGCCAAGGATGCTCAAAAGCGATATATTTTTGCCAATAGGGCAATGTGTCAAGAGTTGCTCAATGCGTCTGACACCAATGAACCAATAGGTAAAACCGATTTATTTTTTGCTCTTCGCGAAAGGGAGAAACATCCAGAGGATCCCAACTGGCATACTTTTGGAGAGCTATGTATGGATTCCGATGAAATTACAATGCGGGAGCTGCGCCCCATGCAGTTTGATGAGTATGGTAATGTTAAGGGCAAATTCATGTTCCTTGATGTTCATAAGGCCCCCATTTTCAGTAACGATGGAAAGTTAATGGGAGTTGTTGGTACGGCCCGTAACATTACTGAAAAGAAGGAGATGGAGGAAAAGCTAAAACTATCAGAACAAACATACAAAGGAATCCTAAATAGTATTTCGGAGGCAGTTTACATTCAGGATGAAAATGGAGTTTTTATAGATGTAAACGATACTGCCACCCGAATTTACGGTTACCCTCGTGACTACTTTATAGGCAGAACTCCTGAATTCCTGTCGGCGCCAGGGTATAATAACCTAGAGCAGGTTGCGCAGTGCGTGAAAAAGGCTTTCCATGGCGAACCTCAGGTATTTGAATTCTGGGGGATACGGCACGATGGAGCCTACTTCCCCAAGATTGTAAGCCTTACGCCAGGAGTATATTTTGGTAAAAATTGTGTAATTGCGGTGGCACGCGATATTACTGAACAAAAGAACTGGGAAAAAGAGATACTCGAGGCAAAGAGTAAAGCCGAGGAAAATGATAAGCTAAAATCGGCCTTTCTGGCCAATATGAGCCATGAAATTAGAACTCCATTGAACGGCATAATGGGGTTTGTGCAGCTTATGCGTAACCCAAATTTGTCCAAGGAAGATTTTGAAAAATACCTAAATGTAATTGAAAGAAGTGGTGAGAGGCTTAATGAACTGTTAACCGGCCTTCTCGATATGGCTAGAATTGAGGCAGGCCAAGTCAAAGTAATTTACAAAAGGACCAATATTGCAAGCCTGGTAAAGTACGTAACCGAATTTTTTACCCCCGATGCAAGGGTAAAAGGTTTAGGAATAACTCATAAAATCAATATTCCTGAGCAGTTAGTTGAGATTGAAACCGATGGCTACCTGTTACAGGATATCTTTTTTAACCTGATTAAAAATGCCATAAAATATACAAATAAGGGAAACATAACCATTGGTTGTGAGTATTTTGATAGTTCACTACTATTTAAGGTAAGCGATACAGGTATTGGAGTACCACGGGATAAGCAAAAAGTGATTTTTGAACGCTTTGTGCGAGCCAATAATGATTTGACTAATCCGGTTGATGGTGCTGGTTTGGGATTATCAATAGCAAAGGCTTACGTTGAAAGACTTGGTGGTAAAATTTGGTTGGAAAGCGAACCCGGTAAGGGCTCAACCTTCTACTTCACTATTCCCTTAAGTCCAAATGTTAACTTCTAA
- a CDS encoding DUF3127 domain-containing protein gives MEIQGKLIKKLDQQTGQGKNGAWVKQEFIIETQEQYPRKVCISLWGDKVKDLETIQLGDSVKVLVNIESREFNGRWYTDVRAWRIEPMSKGITPEQAPELPPFNDNLYPPMEGGTDDGLPF, from the coding sequence ATGGAAATTCAGGGAAAACTAATTAAGAAACTCGACCAACAAACCGGACAGGGGAAAAATGGGGCTTGGGTTAAGCAGGAATTCATTATTGAAACGCAAGAGCAATACCCCCGAAAGGTTTGCATATCGCTATGGGGCGATAAGGTTAAAGACCTTGAGACAATTCAGTTAGGCGACTCAGTAAAGGTTTTAGTTAACATTGAGTCGCGTGAATTTAATGGGCGTTGGTACACCGATGTTCGGGCTTGGCGAATTGAGCCAATGAGCAAGGGTATTACACCCGAACAGGCTCCGGAACTCCCTCCGTTCAACGATAATCTTTATCCACCCATGGAGGGGGGAACTGACGATGGTTTACCTTTTTAG
- a CDS encoding thioredoxin family protein translates to MKRLFLMLMATFMVAGLYAQGLKIGDKAPDFRLKNVDGKMVSLADYTQAKGFIVIFSCNHCPFVKAYEDRMIALHEKYAPKGFPVIAINSNDPEVVPEDSFDKMVERAQQKKFPFVYLFDEGQKVYPLYGAARTPHVYILSKKANDLVVEYIGTIDDNYKDASAVKEKYVENAVDALLSGKKPAVTETKAVGCSIKVKK, encoded by the coding sequence ATGAAACGATTGTTTTTGATGCTAATGGCTACTTTTATGGTGGCCGGGCTATACGCTCAGGGTTTAAAAATTGGCGATAAGGCCCCTGACTTTCGCCTGAAGAATGTTGATGGCAAAATGGTTTCACTGGCCGATTACACTCAGGCCAAAGGTTTTATTGTAATCTTTTCGTGTAATCATTGTCCTTTTGTGAAAGCCTATGAGGATAGGATGATAGCCCTACACGAAAAGTATGCCCCTAAAGGGTTTCCTGTAATTGCCATCAACTCTAACGATCCTGAAGTTGTACCTGAAGACTCGTTCGATAAAATGGTTGAGCGAGCCCAGCAAAAGAAATTCCCATTTGTGTACCTCTTCGATGAGGGGCAAAAGGTTTACCCGCTTTACGGAGCAGCTCGTACACCACATGTTTACATTTTAAGTAAAAAAGCAAACGATTTGGTTGTTGAGTACATTGGTACAATTGACGATAACTATAAGGATGCCTCGGCCGTAAAGGAAAAGTACGTTGAGAATGCTGTTGATGCTCTACTTTCTGGTAAGAAACCTGCCGTTACTGAAACTAAAGCGGTGGGTTGCTCAATAAAAGTGAAAAAGTAG
- the guaB gene encoding IMP dehydrogenase produces the protein MSFLDDKVVAEGLTFDDVLLVPAYSEVLPRNVDLTSRFTRNITIKAPIVSAAMDTVTESALAIAIAREGGIGVIHKNMSVEAQARQVREVKRAENGMIYEPVTIHPDATVGDALAMMKEYRIGGIPVVNNENILIGIVTNRDLRFQENLRTPIRDVMTSKGIITTSQSIDLEKATEILKQHKIEKLPVVDENNKLIGLLTYKDITKVKDNPNASKDAKGRLRVAAGVGVTADTLIRVRALYEADVDAIVIDTAHGHSKGVIEMLKMVKKEFPKLEVIVGNIATADAAKMLVDAGADAIKVGIGPGSICTTRVVAGVGVPQLNAIWDVASAIQGSGVPVIADGGIRYSGDIVKALAAGADTIMAGSLFAGVEESPGETIIYNGRKFKSYRGMGSLDAMQQGSKDRYFQDVEDDIKKLVPEGIVARVPYKGTLSEVFYQLIGGLRAGMGYCGAPNLDALKKAKFVRITHAGIIESHPHDVAITREAPNYSRDTSY, from the coding sequence ATGTCGTTCTTAGATGATAAAGTAGTAGCCGAAGGTTTAACCTTCGACGATGTGCTGTTAGTTCCGGCATACTCAGAAGTATTACCCCGCAATGTTGATTTGACATCGCGATTTACGCGAAACATTACAATTAAAGCGCCAATTGTTTCGGCCGCCATGGATACGGTAACCGAATCGGCACTGGCCATTGCCATTGCCCGCGAAGGAGGCATAGGGGTTATCCATAAAAATATGTCGGTTGAGGCGCAGGCTCGCCAGGTACGCGAGGTAAAACGTGCCGAGAATGGAATGATCTATGAACCCGTTACCATTCATCCCGACGCTACTGTTGGTGATGCCCTTGCCATGATGAAGGAGTACCGTATTGGGGGCATTCCCGTAGTTAACAACGAGAACATCCTTATAGGCATCGTTACCAACAGGGATCTACGCTTTCAGGAGAATTTGCGTACCCCCATCAGGGATGTAATGACATCGAAAGGAATTATTACAACCAGCCAGTCGATTGACCTTGAAAAGGCAACCGAAATACTAAAACAGCATAAGATTGAAAAACTTCCGGTGGTTGACGAGAATAATAAGCTAATTGGTTTGCTCACCTACAAGGATATCACCAAGGTAAAAGATAATCCCAATGCCAGTAAGGATGCCAAGGGGCGTTTAAGGGTTGCAGCAGGTGTTGGAGTTACAGCCGATACACTTATTCGCGTAAGGGCACTATACGAGGCTGATGTTGATGCCATTGTTATTGATACAGCACACGGCCACAGCAAGGGTGTGATTGAGATGCTAAAAATGGTGAAAAAGGAATTCCCCAAGCTTGAAGTGATTGTTGGGAACATTGCCACAGCCGATGCCGCTAAAATGCTTGTTGATGCTGGAGCCGATGCGATTAAAGTAGGCATTGGCCCGGGTTCAATATGTACAACCCGTGTTGTTGCAGGCGTTGGTGTTCCTCAGCTAAACGCTATTTGGGACGTTGCAAGTGCCATTCAAGGCTCAGGCGTTCCTGTAATTGCCGATGGTGGAATTCGTTACTCAGGCGATATTGTGAAAGCCCTAGCGGCAGGCGCCGATACCATTATGGCCGGATCGCTATTTGCAGGTGTGGAAGAATCGCCAGGAGAAACAATCATTTACAATGGCCGTAAGTTCAAGTCGTACAGAGGAATGGGCTCACTCGACGCCATGCAGCAGGGCTCCAAGGACCGTTACTTCCAGGATGTTGAGGACGACATTAAAAAACTTGTACCCGAAGGCATTGTAGCTCGCGTTCCCTACAAGGGAACCCTCTCCGAGGTTTTCTACCAGCTTATTGGCGGCCTACGTGCCGGTATGGGCTACTGTGGCGCACCAAACCTCGATGCGCTCAAAAAAGCCAAGTTCGTTCGGATTACTCATGCAGGTATTATTGAAAGCCACCCCCACGACGTGGCAATCACCCGCGAGGCTCCAAACTATAGTCGCGATACCAGCTATTAG
- a CDS encoding S9 family peptidase — MIRALKNTFLFFATLIISGCSLVPTAPLAEQHDTLLVMFGDTRIDPYFWLRNRESQKVIDHLLAENAYTYAVLEPTLNLQDRLVAEMRSRKRGDDITVPVFMNGYYYYIRYEEGKEYPINCRRKGSMNAPEEIILDENEVAAGHRYCQIASIDISPDNHFMAFGVDTLGKRLFTIYFKDLASGRILEHKIENTTGEVAWTKDCRFVFYAFKDSTLRPSAIFRHDILQPYDDVPVFKETDKTFRAHVFTTKSHSFVIISTSNGIASECWYLDAEKPLDKFRLIVGREQNLEYSVDHSGSHFYFLTNLNAPNFKVLRAPVTNPTLKNWKEVIPADSSVLILTMEAFKNHIVTTERRDALLKVRVVNLLNMEQHYIDFGEEVYTALPSVNPEFNTNLFYYYYTSFTTPGSTCEYNMTTRKKRLLKQNEVLGGFDPTKYESKRIWATAPDSTTIPISLVYRKGTRFSPNTPLLLYGYGAYGYSINTTFDPNLISLLDRGVVYAVAHVRGGQEMGRNWYNQGKLLNKKNSFTDFVACAEKLIADGYTSASKLIAHGSSAGGLLVGAALNMRPDLFKAVVAEVPFVDVLTSMLDSTQALTTVEYNEWGNPHDSTFYYYIKSYSPYDQIKKMPYPNMLVTSGYNDNQVQYFEPVKWVAKLRANNTGNSQILLWVDMSLGHSQSSGRYLQLKEQAFIYAYMLNQWGITE, encoded by the coding sequence ATGATAAGAGCCTTAAAAAATACTTTTCTTTTTTTTGCTACACTCATTATTTCGGGCTGTTCCTTAGTACCCACTGCGCCTTTAGCTGAACAACACGATACGCTTTTGGTTATGTTTGGCGATACACGCATCGATCCTTACTTCTGGTTACGGAATCGTGAATCGCAAAAGGTAATTGACCATTTGCTGGCTGAGAATGCCTACACATACGCAGTATTGGAACCTACCCTGAACCTGCAGGATAGGTTGGTTGCTGAAATGCGCTCACGCAAACGAGGCGACGATATTACTGTTCCTGTTTTCATGAATGGCTACTACTACTATATTCGATACGAGGAAGGCAAAGAGTATCCCATTAACTGTAGGCGAAAGGGATCCATGAATGCGCCTGAAGAAATAATACTTGATGAGAACGAGGTTGCTGCAGGCCATCGCTACTGCCAGATTGCAAGCATTGATATCTCGCCCGATAACCATTTCATGGCATTTGGGGTTGATACCCTGGGGAAACGGCTTTTTACCATTTACTTCAAGGACTTGGCATCGGGTCGGATTTTGGAGCATAAAATTGAAAACACAACCGGTGAGGTTGCCTGGACTAAGGATTGCCGATTTGTTTTCTATGCCTTCAAGGATAGCACCCTGCGCCCATCAGCCATTTTCCGCCACGACATACTCCAACCATACGATGATGTCCCGGTTTTTAAGGAAACCGACAAAACTTTCAGGGCACATGTGTTTACCACAAAATCGCACAGCTTCGTAATAATATCAACATCCAATGGAATTGCAAGTGAGTGCTGGTACCTGGACGCCGAAAAGCCCTTAGATAAATTTAGATTGATAGTGGGGCGAGAACAGAACCTTGAGTATAGCGTTGACCACTCAGGCAGTCATTTTTACTTTTTAACCAACCTAAACGCTCCCAATTTTAAGGTGCTTAGGGCTCCAGTTACCAACCCAACACTTAAGAACTGGAAAGAGGTAATCCCTGCCGACTCCTCGGTACTAATTCTTACCATGGAAGCCTTTAAAAACCACATAGTAACAACCGAACGCCGCGATGCGCTATTGAAGGTTAGGGTAGTAAACCTACTGAATATGGAGCAGCACTATATCGATTTTGGCGAGGAGGTTTACACTGCTCTTCCCTCAGTAAACCCTGAGTTTAACACTAATCTTTTTTATTACTACTACACCTCGTTTACCACTCCCGGTTCCACATGCGAATACAACATGACTACCCGCAAAAAAAGGCTGCTCAAGCAGAATGAAGTTCTGGGTGGTTTTGATCCAACTAAATATGAGTCAAAGCGGATTTGGGCAACTGCACCGGACAGTACAACGATTCCAATATCACTGGTATATAGGAAAGGTACCAGGTTTAGCCCAAACACGCCCTTGCTCCTTTACGGCTATGGTGCTTACGGTTACTCCATCAACACCACCTTCGATCCAAATCTCATTAGCTTACTTGACAGAGGTGTAGTATATGCAGTTGCCCATGTGCGAGGCGGACAGGAAATGGGACGGAACTGGTATAACCAAGGCAAACTCCTGAACAAGAAAAACTCTTTTACCGATTTTGTTGCTTGCGCCGAGAAACTTATTGCCGATGGCTATACTTCAGCTTCAAAACTTATAGCTCATGGTAGCAGCGCTGGCGGATTACTTGTGGGAGCAGCATTAAACATGCGCCCCGATCTATTCAAAGCTGTGGTTGCAGAGGTGCCTTTTGTAGATGTGCTTACATCGATGCTCGATTCAACACAAGCATTAACTACTGTTGAATACAACGAGTGGGGAAATCCTCACGATTCTACCTTCTACTACTACATAAAATCGTACTCGCCCTACGACCAAATTAAAAAGATGCCCTACCCTAACATGCTTGTTACATCGGGCTACAACGACAATCAAGTGCAATACTTTGAGCCCGTAAAGTGGGTGGCTAAGCTACGGGCTAATAATACCGGTAACAGCCAAATTTTGCTTTGGGTTGATATGTCGCTTGGCCATAGCCAATCATCGGGTAGGTACCTTCAGCTCAAGGAACAGGCCTTTATATATGCTTACATGTTAAACCAGTGGGGTATAACCGAATAA